A single window of [Clostridium] hylemonae DSM 15053 DNA harbors:
- a CDS encoding 6-phosphofructokinase produces MKKNIIVGQSGGPTAVINGSLYGVVSEGVKQTERVGQVFGMINGIEGFLHGRCMDIGALDATNELELVRTTPGAYLGSCRYKLPEDLKDPVYPELFKKFEEKNIGYFFYIGGNDSMDTVSKLSRYASGIGSDIRFIGVPKTIDNDLVETDHTPGYGSAAKYVATTVREIATDATVYDNKQSVTIVEIMGRHAGWLTAASILARKFDGDNPVLIYLPEVAFDQDAFIEKVKESLKTTPNLVVCISEGINDGKGTFICEYASDVGTDNFGHKMLTGSGKYLENLVKERIGVKVRSVELNVCQRCSCAHLSRVDLDEAGNAGIYAVQVALDGETGKMITFIRNKSVPYELSYGTADVNMICNKEKPVPDEWIISEGSDISSEFIDYVRPLTQGFVELPTKNGIPLFAYRR; encoded by the coding sequence ATGAAGAAAAACATCATTGTAGGACAATCCGGCGGGCCCACCGCCGTAATCAACGGAAGCCTGTACGGTGTCGTATCGGAAGGCGTGAAACAGACAGAACGTGTAGGACAGGTCTTCGGTATGATCAATGGTATCGAAGGCTTTCTGCATGGCCGCTGTATGGACATCGGAGCGCTTGACGCGACCAATGAACTGGAACTTGTAAGGACCACACCCGGAGCATACCTCGGCTCATGCCGCTACAAGCTGCCTGAGGATTTAAAAGATCCGGTGTACCCGGAACTTTTTAAGAAATTTGAAGAAAAAAACATTGGCTACTTCTTCTATATCGGGGGAAACGACTCAATGGACACTGTGAGCAAGCTTTCCCGCTATGCGTCCGGTATCGGCAGCGATATCCGCTTTATCGGTGTACCGAAGACGATCGACAATGATCTTGTCGAGACCGACCACACTCCCGGGTACGGAAGCGCGGCCAAGTACGTCGCGACAACGGTCCGTGAGATCGCGACAGACGCTACCGTATATGACAACAAGCAGTCCGTGACTATCGTGGAGATCATGGGACGGCACGCGGGCTGGCTCACAGCCGCCAGCATTCTGGCGCGGAAATTTGACGGAGATAATCCGGTCCTCATTTATCTCCCGGAAGTTGCATTTGACCAGGATGCATTTATAGAAAAAGTAAAAGAATCTTTAAAGACAACACCCAATCTTGTTGTATGCATCTCAGAAGGCATCAATGACGGAAAGGGCACCTTTATCTGCGAATATGCAAGTGATGTCGGGACAGACAACTTCGGCCATAAGATGCTGACCGGTTCCGGCAAGTATCTTGAAAACCTTGTCAAAGAACGGATCGGAGTCAAAGTACGTTCTGTCGAACTGAATGTATGCCAGCGCTGTTCCTGCGCTCATCTGTCAAGAGTGGATCTGGACGAAGCCGGAAACGCCGGTATCTACGCCGTGCAGGTAGCTTTGGACGGGGAGACGGGCAAGATGATCACCTTTATCCGTAATAAGAGCGTACCGTATGAGCTTTCTTACGGCACGGCCGACGTCAATATGATATGCAACAAAGAAAAACCGGTTCCGGACGAATGGATCATAAGCGAAGGCTCAGACATCAGCAGCGAATTCATCGATTATGTAAGGCCGCTCACACAGGGATTCGTAGAACTTCCTACCAAAAACGGAATACCTCTGTTCGCATACCGCAGATAA
- a CDS encoding glycosyltransferase family 2 protein: protein MKYISFAIPCYNSEAYMEHAVESILPGGEAVEIIIVNDGSSDRTSEIAHEYAEKYPDIVKVVDKENGGHGDAVNSGLSNAQGKYFKVVDSDDWVDEEALHKILKLLRDLEEDDEEVDMLVSNYVYEKVGVTHKRCVHYRNVLPKDEIFRWDDIGHFRLDQYILMHSVIYRTAMLQLSQMRLPKHTFYVDNIYVYYPLPHVRKIYYLDVDFYRYFIGREDQSVNEKNMIARVDQQIFVTKSMIEMYQLRSVTSRKLRQYMINYLAIMMTVSSILLIRSKKEENLEKKKELWKYLKKKDVKTYMKIRYGILGQTINLPGKSGRKISSLAYSVARRIIGFN from the coding sequence ATGAAATATATTTCATTTGCAATACCATGTTATAATTCTGAAGCTTATATGGAACATGCGGTTGAAAGCATCCTTCCGGGCGGTGAAGCTGTGGAGATCATCATTGTAAACGACGGTTCCAGCGACCGGACGTCTGAGATCGCACACGAATATGCGGAAAAATATCCTGATATTGTAAAAGTTGTGGATAAAGAAAACGGCGGGCACGGAGATGCCGTGAATTCCGGCCTCAGCAATGCGCAGGGAAAGTATTTTAAAGTTGTGGACAGCGATGACTGGGTAGACGAAGAGGCGCTCCACAAGATACTGAAGCTGCTCAGAGATCTGGAGGAGGATGACGAGGAAGTGGACATGCTCGTCTCCAATTATGTCTATGAGAAGGTGGGAGTGACGCATAAAAGATGCGTCCATTACAGGAATGTACTCCCAAAAGATGAGATATTCCGGTGGGATGATATCGGGCACTTCCGGCTCGACCAGTATATACTCATGCATTCTGTCATATACCGGACGGCCATGCTTCAGTTATCCCAGATGCGTCTGCCGAAGCACACGTTTTACGTGGACAACATATATGTGTACTATCCGCTTCCCCATGTGAGGAAGATCTATTATCTGGATGTGGATTTTTACCGTTACTTTATCGGCCGTGAAGATCAGTCGGTCAACGAGAAGAACATGATCGCGCGGGTGGACCAGCAGATATTTGTCACAAAGTCCATGATCGAGATGTACCAGCTCAGAAGTGTGACGAGCAGGAAGCTGCGCCAGTATATGATCAATTATCTTGCCATTATGATGACTGTATCCTCCATACTTCTCATCCGCTCTAAAAAAGAAGAGAATCTGGAGAAGAAAAAGGAACTGTGGAAATATCTTAAAAAGAAAGACGTAAAGACTTACATGAAGATAAGATACGGCATTCTAGGCCAGACGATCAATCTGCCCGGCAAATCAGGAAGAAAGATATCTTCTCTTGCATACAGCGTGGCGCGGAGAATCATAGGATTTAACTAA